In Vigna radiata mitochondrion, complete genome, the DNA window CCCAGTTTTGCGTGTCCCATAAAGGAATAGTGATGGAATTTTCCCAAAAGGAAAAAGAAGGAAGTCCTAAAGGGGAATCTTATATTGATAAGGAAGGATATAAAAAGGATAAGGGAATCCAAAATCAAATGGGTTTGTTGAAATGGAGAAAAGGCAAGAACGATAAAGGCGACGGCGCACGTTTACCTACAAGGCGTATTGGTTATAACATTTGAATTTCTCTTACATTCCACGTTTCCGAAACGGATCCTATCAAATATTTTACATTTTCTATGATCATCTCTATTTTAGGTATTCGGGGAATCCTCCTTAATAGACGAAATATTCCTATTATGTCAATGCCAATTGAATCAATGTTATTAGCTGTGAATTCGAACTTTTTGGTATTTTCCGTTTCTTCGGATGATATGATGGGTCAATCATTTGCTTCATTGGTTTCAACGGTGGCAGCTGCGGAATCCGCTATTGGGTTAGCCATTTTCGTTATAACTTTCCGAGTCCGAGGGACTATTGCTGTAGAATTTATTAATAGCATTCAAGGTTAAACATGACTCCTAGAGAATTACCAAAATACGAAGTTCTCTTTTCTCCTTTCGTTCTCTTCTTTCTTTTTTATTTTTACTTGGTTGGCAGGGTCAGGGCCTTTCTCGCTGGGCGAGCGCATCCGATTGATTCTAAAGTCCTTTCCTAAACCACTTCCCGTTCAGTTGCTGAAAGATAGATAGAACCTTTCTCACTAAATGAGATTGAGTTCCACGAATATGCCTAGAAAGATGCTATTTGCTGCTATTCCATCTATTTGTGCATTAAGTTCGAAGAAGATCTCAATCTATAATGAAGAAATGATAGTAGCTCGTTGTTTTATAGGCTTCATCATATTCAGTCGGAAGAGTTTAGGTAATACTTTCAAAGTTACTCTCGACGGGAGAATCCAGGCTATTCAGGAAGAATCGCAGCAATTCCCCAATCCTAACGAAGTAGTTCCTCCGGAATCTAATGAACAACAACGATTACTTAGGATCAGTTTGCGAATTTGTGGCACCGTAGTAGAATCATTACCAATGGCACGCTGTGCGCCTAAGTGCGAAAAGACAGTGCAAGCTTTGTTATGCCGAAACCTAAATGTTAAGTCAGCAACACTTCCAAATGCCACTTCTTCCCGTCGCATCCGTCTTCAGGACGATCTAGGCACAAAGTTTCACTTATTAGTTAGGAGGAGATTTGGCCCCCAGTGTATCTCGAAAGCAGAAAAAATAGAACTCATTCGAGAGAGCTTGGTGGTCTTAAGAATGGTTCGGGTGGGGGGTTCTCTTAAGAATAAAGAAGACGAATAGAATCTAATTCATGTTCATGCTAACAGAAGAGCGGATCCAATACACAGACAACTTCTTTCTCAAAAAGTACTTGCTGCACTT includes these proteins:
- the atp4 gene encoding ATPase subunit 4, with translation MRLSSTNMPRKMLFAAIPSICALSSKKISIYNEEMIVARCFIGFIIFSRKSLGNTFKVTLDGRIQAIQEESQQFPNPNEVVPPESNEQQRLLRISLRICGTVVESLPMARCAPKCEKTVQALLCRNLNVKSATLPNATSSRRIRLQDDLGTKFHLLVRRRFGPQCISKAEKIELIRESLVVLRMVRVGGSLKNKEDE
- the nad4L gene encoding NADH dehydrogenase subunit 4L, with amino-acid sequence MDPIKYFTFSMIISILGIRGILLNRRNIPIMSMPIESMLLAVNSNFLVFSVSSDDMMGQSFASLVSTVAAAESAIGLAIFVITFRVRGTIAVEFINSIQG